Proteins encoded within one genomic window of Kiloniellales bacterium:
- a CDS encoding glyoxylate/hydroxypyruvate reductase A — MALLFKGDIDRGGSWERALARHAPDLELRSWPQLGDPAGIDYALVWAPPPGLLAGLPNLKVIFSIGAGIDHLASDPELPPAVPVVRMVEPGLTAGMTEFVVMSVLYHHRFMLDYLAQQRARAWREISQIGAQERRVGVLGLGVLGQDAARSLLSFGFPVAGWSRSPKSVPGVESFSGVEGLAAFLGQSDILVCLLPSTAETRGLLNAEALSALPRGAAIVNAGRGDLIVEADLLAALDDGRVGGATLDVFPEEPLPANSPFWDHPRVVLTPHVASMTIPDSAAAAVVGQIRRFEAGQPLEHVVEVARGY; from the coding sequence ATGGCGCTTCTCTTCAAGGGCGATATCGACCGCGGCGGCAGCTGGGAGCGGGCGCTGGCACGCCACGCGCCCGATCTCGAGCTGCGGTCCTGGCCGCAGCTCGGCGATCCGGCCGGGATCGACTATGCCCTGGTCTGGGCGCCGCCGCCGGGCCTGCTGGCCGGGCTGCCGAACCTCAAGGTCATCTTCTCGATCGGCGCCGGCATCGACCACCTGGCCAGCGATCCCGAGCTGCCGCCGGCGGTGCCCGTGGTGCGCATGGTGGAGCCCGGCCTGACCGCCGGGATGACCGAGTTCGTGGTCATGAGCGTGCTCTATCACCACCGCTTCATGCTCGACTACCTGGCCCAGCAGCGCGCCCGCGCGTGGCGGGAGATCTCCCAGATCGGCGCGCAGGAGCGGCGGGTCGGGGTCCTGGGCCTGGGAGTCCTGGGCCAGGACGCCGCCCGGAGTCTGCTGAGCTTCGGCTTCCCGGTCGCCGGCTGGAGCCGCAGCCCCAAGTCGGTGCCGGGTGTCGAGAGCTTTTCCGGCGTCGAGGGCTTGGCCGCCTTCCTCGGACAGAGCGACATCCTGGTCTGCCTCCTGCCCTCGACCGCCGAGACCCGCGGCCTGCTGAACGCGGAGGCCCTGTCAGCCCTGCCGCGCGGCGCCGCCATCGTGAACGCCGGCCGCGGCGACCTGATCGTCGAGGCCGACCTGCTGGCGGCCCTGGACGACGGCCGGGTCGGCGGCGCGACCCTGGACGTCTTCCCGGAGGAGCCGCTGCCGGCCAACAGCCCCTTCTGGGACCATCCGCGGGTCGTGCTCACGCCCCACGTCGCCAGCATGACCATCCCCGACAGCGCCGCCGCGGCCGTGGTCGGCCAAATCCGCCGCTTCGAGGCGGGCCAGCCGCTGGAGCACGTGGTCGAGGTCGCGCGCGGCTACTGA
- a CDS encoding universal stress protein yields the protein MFNNIVCAVDGSEHALKAAEVASALAAKFGARLTLLTVTRKITVTPEIKRYLELEHLTGEPQYVLDEMTKRILEAAAQAARAAGVASVQTEVRIGPPARTIVDFAKRNDADAIVLGSRGVGDIEGALLGSVSHKVANLAAMTVIAVK from the coding sequence ATGTTCAACAACATCGTCTGTGCCGTCGACGGCTCCGAGCACGCGCTCAAGGCCGCAGAGGTCGCAAGCGCCCTGGCCGCCAAGTTCGGCGCCCGGCTGACCTTGCTGACCGTCACCAGGAAGATCACGGTGACGCCGGAGATCAAGCGCTACCTGGAGCTCGAGCACCTGACCGGGGAACCGCAGTACGTCCTGGACGAGATGACCAAGCGGATCCTGGAGGCGGCCGCCCAGGCGGCCCGGGCCGCTGGCGTCGCCTCGGTCCAGACCGAGGTCAGGATCGGCCCGCCGGCCCGGACCATCGTCGACTTCGCCAAGCGCAACGACGCCGACGCCATCGTGCTCGGCAGCCGCGGGGTCGGCGACATCGAGGGCGCCCTGCTGGGCAGCGTGTCGCACAAGGTCGCCAACCTGGCCGCGATGACGGTGATCGCCGTCAAGTGA
- a CDS encoding leucyl aminopeptidase family protein, with protein sequence MLQHLTARPGKEAVTITPLTVAALEPWLAAQPAATRRWVERIGFTARPGTTALLPDAEGALARVLLGVEAGEDIWSYGGLPGALPPGRYRLDDAVDAAAAGRAALGWALGGYAFTRYKAPERDFAVLVWPKGVDKAAVTRAAEATFLVRDLINTPAEDMGPPQLAAAAKAVARRHGAKVAVTTGDALLKKNYPMIHAVGRAADRAPRLIDLRWGTKGPRVTLVGKGVCFDSGGLDLKSAAGMKLMKKDMGGAAHVLGLAQMIMAAELPLRLRMLIPAVENSVSGNAFRPLDVIRTRQGLTVEIGHTDAEGRLILCDAMTEADREQPDLLVDFATLTGAARVALGTELPALFCNDDATAAAALEHGLAAQDPLWRLPLHAPYKRLLDSKVADLNNVSEGGYGGAITAALFLESFVAKAKAWIHIDVMAWNLAAKPGRPAGGEAMGLRAIYGLIEALARAG encoded by the coding sequence TTGCTGCAGCATCTGACCGCCCGGCCCGGGAAGGAGGCCGTCACCATCACGCCACTCACCGTGGCGGCGCTCGAGCCCTGGCTGGCGGCGCAGCCGGCCGCCACCCGGCGCTGGGTGGAGCGGATCGGCTTCACGGCCCGGCCCGGCACGACCGCCCTGCTGCCCGATGCCGAGGGGGCGCTGGCCCGGGTCCTGCTGGGGGTCGAGGCGGGCGAGGACATCTGGTCCTATGGCGGCCTGCCCGGCGCCCTGCCCCCGGGCCGCTACCGGCTGGACGATGCCGTGGATGCGGCGGCTGCGGGCCGCGCCGCCTTGGGCTGGGCCCTCGGCGGCTACGCCTTCACCCGCTACAAGGCGCCCGAGCGCGACTTCGCGGTCCTGGTCTGGCCCAAGGGGGTGGACAAGGCAGCGGTGACCCGGGCGGCCGAGGCGACCTTCCTGGTCCGCGACCTGATCAACACCCCGGCCGAGGACATGGGCCCGCCGCAGCTGGCCGCGGCGGCCAAGGCCGTGGCCAGGCGGCACGGCGCCAAGGTCGCGGTCACCACCGGGGACGCCCTGCTTAAGAAGAACTACCCGATGATCCACGCCGTCGGCCGGGCCGCCGACAGGGCGCCGCGCCTGATCGACCTGCGCTGGGGAACCAAGGGCCCGCGGGTCACCCTGGTCGGCAAGGGAGTCTGCTTCGACAGCGGCGGCCTGGACCTCAAGTCCGCGGCCGGCATGAAGCTGATGAAGAAGGACATGGGCGGCGCCGCCCACGTCCTGGGCCTGGCCCAGATGATCATGGCCGCCGAACTGCCGCTGCGCCTGCGGATGCTGATCCCGGCGGTCGAGAACAGCGTGTCGGGCAACGCCTTCCGGCCGCTTGACGTGATCAGGACCCGCCAGGGCCTGACCGTCGAGATCGGCCATACCGACGCCGAGGGCCGGCTGATCCTCTGCGACGCCATGACCGAGGCCGATCGCGAGCAACCCGATCTGCTGGTCGACTTCGCGACCCTGACCGGGGCCGCCCGGGTCGCCCTGGGCACGGAACTGCCGGCCCTGTTCTGCAACGACGACGCCACCGCGGCCGCGGCGCTTGAGCACGGCCTGGCGGCCCAGGACCCGCTGTGGCGCCTGCCCCTGCACGCGCCGTACAAGCGCCTTTTGGACAGCAAGGTCGCCGACCTCAACAACGTCTCCGAGGGCGGCTACGGCGGCGCGATCACCGCCGCGCTCTTCCTCGAGTCCTTCGTCGCCAAGGCCAAGGCCTGGATCCACATCGACGTCATGGCCTGGAACCTGGCGGCAAAGCCCGGCCGCCCCGCCGGCGGCGAGGCCATGGGCCTGCGCGCCATCTACGGCCTGATCGAGGCGCTGGCCAGAGCGGGATGA